Proteins from a genomic interval of Enterococcus faecium:
- a CDS encoding cof family protein has translation MEAETPFQKVETFHKTFDPRRPEIPTAFTENEAHTRAAFKIEELVEFVAATSPNKEQLHEAVMLLHEALDKAEEKILGKTQWGSDPLVEQVDALTDILYFTYGSFSLLGIVPDRMFEIVHQANMGKLFPDGKPHYDPVTNKVLKPENWQMEYAPEPKIAAEIQRQIQEAIAKKKSADIGMCTNEKE, from the coding sequence ATGGAAGCAGAGACACCTTTTCAAAAAGTAGAAACATTCCACAAAACTTTTGATCCAAGAAGACCAGAGATACCCACGGCTTTTACAGAAAATGAAGCTCATACACGTGCTGCGTTCAAAATAGAAGAACTTGTTGAATTTGTTGCAGCTACTTCACCTAATAAAGAACAACTGCATGAAGCTGTTATGCTGCTGCACGAAGCATTAGATAAAGCAGAAGAAAAAATACTTGGTAAAACACAGTGGGGAAGTGATCCGCTGGTTGAACAAGTAGATGCACTGACAGATATCCTTTACTTTACTTATGGTTCTTTTTCATTACTAGGAATAGTGCCTGATCGAATGTTCGAAATCGTCCATCAGGCAAATATGGGGAAATTATTTCCAGATGGAAAACCTCATTATGACCCTGTAACAAATAAAGTGTTGAAACCTGAAAACTGGCAGATGGAATATGCTCCAGAACCTAAAATCGCGGCAGAAATCCAACGTCAGATTCAAGAAGCGATTGCTAAGAAGAAATCCGCTGATATAGGCATGTGCACAAATGAAAAAGAGTGA
- a CDS encoding Cof-type HAD-IIB family hydrolase yields the protein MIKAIFFDIDGTLVTNRSKALESTKQAIEYARKNGILCGVATGRSPVKIKEIIDELELDMYVVYNGQLVFTADRTIIDHPFEQKVLEHIVEFADENHRQIVFGARNRLDGSTTMLLGQSIFIKRLVSFLPRKFPVRLMKKILQVFSPHRQKDRYETLEILKEPIYQCILLSPESEQKKLEHRFPECTFQRSNTYTVDIIPKGGSKLLGIQAFANAVGIEMEEIMAFGDHYNDIEMLKGVGIGVAMGNAQIEVKHAADFVTQSNEEDGIYEGLKHFGLIY from the coding sequence ATGATCAAAGCTATTTTTTTTGATATTGACGGAACATTGGTCACCAATCGTTCAAAAGCGTTGGAATCAACAAAACAAGCAATTGAATATGCTCGGAAAAACGGCATTTTATGCGGTGTAGCAACGGGGCGCAGCCCAGTAAAGATCAAAGAAATCATTGATGAATTGGAATTAGATATGTATGTCGTGTATAATGGTCAACTGGTTTTTACTGCAGATCGCACGATTATCGACCACCCTTTTGAACAAAAAGTATTGGAACATATTGTTGAATTTGCAGATGAGAACCATCGACAAATCGTTTTTGGTGCGAGAAATCGGTTAGATGGATCAACGACGATGCTATTAGGACAATCGATTTTTATCAAGCGACTAGTCAGCTTTTTACCGCGTAAATTCCCGGTACGTCTGATGAAAAAAATCCTCCAGGTTTTTAGCCCTCACCGACAAAAGGATCGTTATGAAACGTTAGAGATATTAAAAGAACCAATTTATCAATGTATATTGCTCAGTCCGGAGTCAGAACAGAAAAAGTTAGAACATCGCTTTCCCGAGTGTACGTTTCAGCGTTCAAATACGTATACTGTAGATATCATCCCAAAAGGTGGTTCAAAATTACTAGGCATCCAAGCTTTCGCAAATGCTGTCGGAATTGAAATGGAAGAAATTATGGCATTCGGCGATCATTACAATGATATCGAGATGCTGAAAGGTGTAGGAATTGGAGTGGCCATGGGGAATGCTCAGATCGAAGTAAAACATGCTGCAGACTTTGTGACTCAATCAAATGAAGAAGATGGGATATACGAAGGACTGAAACACTTCGGTCTGATTTATTAG
- a CDS encoding DUF72 domain-containing protein, protein MIRIGLTSFKEHDKLTGKKNNTLYEYAGFLPLVELDTAYYGIPRKSSVENWISEVPESFRFVVKVYQGISGQGDWKPYYQTEEEMIAHFLDVMSPMVDAGKMFCFLVQFPSSFKCTKENVQYLRKLRKWFEGYPVSIELRDYSWYSDEFLERTRNFMSRAAFSLAIIDEPQLLNTTIPFDPFVTNPNFALFRFHGRNAQGWQANDKEWRKKRTLYRYSEKELQELAHEVKVVDSKTKEVGVIFNNNSGGDAAENALALQKILNIKPDGLNPTQMDLF, encoded by the coding sequence ATGATCAGAATCGGATTAACATCGTTTAAAGAACATGACAAATTAACTGGTAAAAAGAATAACACTCTTTATGAATATGCAGGGTTTCTACCCTTAGTGGAATTAGATACTGCCTATTATGGAATTCCCCGAAAGTCCTCAGTTGAGAATTGGATAAGTGAAGTACCTGAATCATTTCGCTTTGTAGTCAAAGTCTATCAAGGAATCAGCGGTCAAGGAGACTGGAAGCCTTATTATCAGACCGAAGAAGAGATGATTGCGCATTTTTTAGATGTTATGTCGCCAATGGTAGATGCTGGAAAGATGTTTTGCTTTTTAGTCCAATTCCCCTCATCATTCAAATGTACGAAAGAAAATGTCCAGTACTTGCGCAAACTTAGAAAGTGGTTTGAGGGTTATCCTGTTTCTATAGAATTGCGGGATTATTCTTGGTACAGCGATGAATTTCTTGAACGTACAAGAAACTTTATGTCTAGAGCCGCTTTTTCTTTAGCCATCATCGATGAGCCACAGTTGCTGAATACAACGATTCCTTTTGATCCATTTGTCACCAATCCGAACTTTGCTCTTTTTCGATTCCATGGTAGGAATGCGCAAGGATGGCAAGCAAATGATAAAGAGTGGCGTAAAAAAAGAACGTTATATCGTTATTCAGAAAAAGAACTGCAAGAACTAGCACATGAAGTCAAAGTAGTTGATTCTAAGACAAAAGAGGTAGGTGTGATTTTTAATAATAATTCTGGTGGTGATGCGGCTGAAAATGCATTAGCACTGCAAAAAATATTAAATATCAAGCCAGATGGACTCAATCCAACCCAAATGGATCTGTTTTAA
- a CDS encoding asparaginase has product MKKILVLHTGGTIAMKENMLTGGVSPDVANPLLDAEITIPKHVELLVEDIFNLPSPHIMPSHMLVLKERILSAYASGISGVVITHGTDTLEETAFFLDTTIGNKLPIVLTGAMRSSNELGSDGLYNFESAIRVASCEEALDKGVLVVMNDEIHSARYVTKTHTTNVATFRTPTLGPIGLVTKNRILFLQELLETKRLDISAVDGTIPIVKAYAGMQGDLLEAIAHTKVDGLVIEALGAGNLPPQALAALEKLLVQKIPVVLVSRCFNGIAEPVYDYEGGGKELEKMGIIFCNSINSQKARLKLLIAVNYGLSGEELISFIQN; this is encoded by the coding sequence ATGAAAAAAATACTTGTACTACACACCGGCGGAACGATCGCCATGAAAGAAAACATGCTCACGGGCGGTGTTAGTCCTGATGTGGCAAACCCATTATTAGATGCAGAAATCACAATCCCCAAGCATGTAGAATTATTAGTTGAAGATATCTTCAATCTTCCCTCACCACACATCATGCCTTCTCACATGTTGGTATTAAAAGAACGTATCTTGTCCGCTTATGCATCAGGTATATCCGGAGTGGTGATCACACACGGTACAGATACATTAGAAGAAACTGCTTTTTTTCTTGATACAACGATTGGCAACAAATTACCAATTGTTTTGACTGGGGCAATGCGTTCAAGTAATGAACTTGGAAGTGACGGCCTTTATAATTTTGAAAGTGCGATTCGTGTCGCAAGTTGTGAAGAAGCGCTAGATAAGGGGGTTTTGGTGGTCATGAACGATGAGATCCATTCTGCACGCTACGTGACAAAGACCCATACCACAAATGTTGCTACTTTCCGAACACCTACATTGGGTCCCATCGGCTTAGTAACTAAGAATCGAATTTTATTCTTGCAGGAACTTTTAGAAACAAAGCGACTGGACATTTCCGCTGTAGATGGGACTATCCCGATCGTTAAAGCATATGCTGGGATGCAAGGGGACTTATTGGAAGCCATCGCCCATACGAAAGTAGACGGTTTGGTAATCGAAGCTTTAGGTGCGGGGAATCTCCCTCCACAAGCCTTAGCTGCTTTGGAAAAGCTTCTTGTCCAAAAAATCCCTGTAGTACTTGTTTCTCGTTGTTTCAATGGAATCGCAGAGCCTGTTTATGATTATGAAGGCGGGGGAAAAGAACTAGAAAAAATGGGGATTATTTTCTGTAACAGTATTAATAGTCAAAAAGCACGTTTAAAACTATTGATTGCTGTAAACTATGGTTTGTCGGGTGAAGAATTGATTTCGTTTATCCAAAACTAA
- a CDS encoding acyl-ACP thioesterase domain-containing protein produces MAKKYTKKHEVSYYECDINQTMTFPSMLGVVIKTSEDQSDQLGRGSEFVNSFGLTWVITNYSMEINRLPRVGEVISVTTQAMEYNKFFCYRNFWIHDEDGKELVKIESVFVLMDFVNRKMSSVNEEIIAPFESEKIKKIKRQEKIEKIDSGFMLPYRVRFYDIDSNQHVNNAMYFNWIIDVLGYDFLTTHVPEKVIIRFDKEVEYGNEIESHFEQIPIENGVKTKHEIRMQEQLYCEANIIWKNK; encoded by the coding sequence TTGGCAAAAAAATATACCAAAAAGCATGAAGTTTCATATTATGAGTGTGACATCAACCAAACGATGACATTTCCTTCGATGTTAGGAGTAGTTATCAAAACGTCTGAAGATCAAAGCGACCAGTTGGGAAGAGGCAGTGAATTCGTCAATAGCTTTGGACTTACTTGGGTCATCACGAATTATTCCATGGAGATTAATCGTCTCCCTAGAGTCGGTGAAGTAATCTCAGTAACGACTCAAGCCATGGAGTACAATAAGTTTTTCTGTTATCGGAACTTCTGGATCCATGATGAAGATGGGAAAGAATTAGTCAAAATAGAATCTGTTTTCGTATTGATGGATTTTGTGAATCGAAAAATGAGCAGTGTTAATGAAGAGATCATTGCTCCTTTTGAGAGTGAGAAGATCAAGAAAATCAAGCGTCAGGAAAAAATTGAAAAGATTGATTCGGGCTTCATGTTGCCATATCGTGTTCGTTTTTATGATATCGATAGTAATCAGCATGTTAATAATGCGATGTATTTTAATTGGATCATTGACGTATTAGGATATGACTTTTTGACTACGCATGTTCCAGAAAAAGTAATTATTCGATTTGATAAAGAAGTAGAGTACGGGAATGAGATCGAAAGCCATTTTGAACAAATCCCTATCGAAAATGGTGTCAAAACAAAACATGAAATCCGAATGCAAGAACAGCTGTATTGTGAAGCAAATATTATATGGAAAAATAAATAA
- a CDS encoding fructosamine kinase family protein — protein sequence MDIQTVLSDLKLNGKVIPVVGGDVNQTYRIKTEHRAYFLKIHPNVKKGFFEAEVDGLKELSAFVRVPDTYMLGETSEGAYLLMEWIEPGKGDQRDLAAALANLHQQTAPQFGFRKDNYLGTLVQKNSFEEDWWTFFFKDRLESQISLAEETNRWNVQRQEKYLRFKERVLKSVEPKKITPRLLHGDLWSGNVFFDQQGHPVFVDPAVSYGNREQDIAMSQLFGGFRPEFLDAYQTIFPLEKGWKDRLPIYQLYYLLAHLNMFGESYGSQVDQLLENF from the coding sequence ATGGATATCCAAACTGTTTTATCTGATCTGAAATTAAATGGTAAAGTGATTCCAGTTGTTGGTGGCGATGTTAATCAGACCTATCGTATAAAAACCGAACATCGTGCTTATTTTTTAAAAATCCATCCGAATGTAAAAAAAGGATTTTTTGAAGCAGAAGTAGACGGATTAAAAGAACTGTCAGCATTCGTACGTGTACCGGATACGTATATGCTAGGTGAAACAAGTGAAGGCGCTTATTTGTTAATGGAATGGATCGAGCCGGGAAAAGGGGATCAACGAGATCTTGCTGCAGCTTTAGCTAATCTCCATCAGCAAACAGCGCCACAATTTGGTTTTCGTAAAGATAACTATTTGGGTACACTTGTTCAGAAAAATTCTTTTGAAGAAGATTGGTGGACTTTTTTCTTTAAAGATCGGCTTGAATCCCAGATTTCTTTGGCAGAAGAAACGAATCGATGGAATGTACAGCGTCAAGAAAAGTATCTGCGATTTAAAGAACGTGTATTGAAATCGGTTGAACCAAAAAAGATCACTCCACGCCTCTTGCACGGAGACCTGTGGAGTGGTAATGTGTTCTTTGACCAGCAAGGGCATCCAGTTTTTGTCGACCCAGCTGTTTCTTATGGGAATCGGGAACAAGATATTGCAATGAGCCAGTTATTCGGTGGTTTCCGACCGGAATTTTTAGATGCTTATCAAACTATATTTCCATTAGAAAAGGGATGGAAAGACCGACTGCCGATTTACCAGTTATATTATCTTTTGGCACATTTGAATATGTTTGGAGAAAGTTACGGTTCCCAAGTAGATCAATTACTAGAAAATTTTTAA
- a CDS encoding C1 family peptidase, with translation MKAITPDMTTKFNKQFQANIKQQALQRAVVKNGITASAENVSAHVENTPVFSIDLATGKVANQMQSGRCWMFAALNTFRHKMLNQFHLKEFELSQNYTFFWDKYEKANYFYENIIATGKEAIDSRKVAFLLATPQQDGGQWDMIVSLFQKYGVVPKSVMPESANSSNSRDLNNYLNKLLRKDAVVLRKMVAQGETLDAIEEKKEEMLESIYNFLAISLGTPPKEFDFEYRDEEKNYHLDRGLTPQIFYDKYIGVKLDDYVSVINAPTKDKPFNRSYTVEMLGNVVGGKEVKYLNVDMETFKKLAIAQLEEGESVWFGCDVGQSSTRTSGIMALDAYSMDDLFDTDFTMTKAERLDFGESLMTHAMVLTGVDLVDGQSTKWKVENSWGEKVGKNGFFVMSDAWMDEYTYQIVVRKDLLTKEQLNAFNEEPIVLSPWDPMGALA, from the coding sequence ATGAAAGCTATTACGCCTGATATGACAACAAAATTTAACAAACAGTTTCAAGCAAATATCAAACAGCAGGCATTGCAGCGGGCAGTTGTGAAGAACGGAATTACTGCTTCTGCTGAAAATGTTTCAGCACATGTGGAGAATACACCGGTATTTTCTATAGATTTGGCTACGGGGAAAGTGGCTAATCAAATGCAATCGGGGCGTTGCTGGATGTTTGCTGCACTGAACACATTCCGTCATAAGATGCTGAATCAATTCCATTTAAAAGAGTTTGAATTATCACAAAATTACACTTTTTTCTGGGATAAATATGAAAAGGCAAATTATTTCTATGAAAACATCATTGCAACAGGAAAAGAGGCAATCGATAGCCGGAAAGTAGCTTTCTTACTCGCTACTCCTCAACAAGATGGCGGCCAATGGGATATGATCGTTTCATTATTCCAAAAATATGGCGTTGTGCCTAAATCGGTGATGCCGGAAAGTGCGAATAGTTCAAATTCTCGAGATTTGAATAACTACTTGAACAAATTACTGCGTAAAGATGCAGTAGTGTTACGGAAAATGGTTGCTCAAGGAGAAACATTAGACGCTATTGAAGAAAAGAAAGAAGAAATGCTAGAAAGCATTTATAACTTCTTAGCTATCTCATTAGGAACACCTCCAAAAGAATTCGATTTTGAGTACCGCGATGAAGAAAAGAACTATCATCTTGACCGAGGACTGACACCACAAATTTTTTATGATAAATACATCGGTGTAAAATTAGATGATTATGTTAGCGTGATCAATGCACCAACAAAAGACAAACCATTCAATCGTTCTTATACAGTAGAGATGCTAGGAAATGTCGTTGGCGGGAAAGAAGTCAAATATCTGAATGTTGATATGGAAACTTTCAAAAAATTAGCGATTGCTCAGCTTGAAGAAGGAGAATCTGTTTGGTTTGGTTGTGATGTAGGTCAATCTTCTACTAGAACTAGTGGCATCATGGCCTTAGATGCTTATTCAATGGATGATCTATTTGATACGGATTTTACAATGACTAAAGCTGAACGTTTAGATTTTGGAGAAAGTCTGATGACCCATGCGATGGTATTGACCGGTGTTGACTTAGTAGACGGGCAATCAACAAAATGGAAAGTCGAAAATAGCTGGGGCGAAAAAGTTGGAAAGAATGGCTTCTTTGTTATGAGTGATGCCTGGATGGACGAATATACGTACCAAATCGTTGTAAGAAAAGATTTATTGACGAAAGAGCAATTAAATGCGTTCAATGAAGAACCAATTGTTCTATCTCCGTGGGATCCAATGGGTGCTTTAGCATAG
- a CDS encoding alpha/beta fold hydrolase, with the protein MKIVFLHGLGQDEQSWKDVISYLPNSYSCKSLSLFNHLNSTDTATLDDLTKYIEVQLNQIKEPFILCGLSLGAVIALNYLATPSPYLKKVVLVAPQFESPNRLLLTFQNIYFYCVPSKIFEKLGLSKKQTLTLLRSLETLDCKKQLRTSRLPKLILCGTKDHANKPAAKRLYKLSTNGRLLFIKNGKHELNREKPEIMAQAMRSFIENS; encoded by the coding sequence ATGAAAATTGTTTTTTTGCATGGTCTAGGCCAAGACGAACAATCATGGAAAGATGTAATCTCTTATCTACCCAATAGTTATTCTTGCAAAAGTCTTTCATTGTTCAATCATTTAAACAGCACAGACACTGCTACTTTAGACGACTTAACCAAATACATCGAAGTACAATTGAATCAGATAAAGGAACCTTTTATTTTATGTGGATTATCTTTAGGCGCTGTTATTGCTTTAAACTATCTTGCAACTCCTTCTCCATATTTAAAAAAGGTTGTTTTAGTCGCTCCACAATTTGAGTCTCCTAATCGCTTATTGCTTACTTTCCAGAATATTTATTTTTACTGCGTACCTTCTAAGATATTTGAAAAATTAGGTCTATCTAAAAAACAAACCCTTACCCTACTTCGTTCACTTGAAACATTAGACTGCAAAAAACAGCTTCGTACATCACGACTTCCTAAATTGATTTTATGCGGTACCAAAGATCATGCGAATAAACCAGCAGCAAAACGTTTATATAAACTTTCAACGAATGGCCGGCTACTCTTTATTAAAAACGGAAAACATGAATTGAATAGAGAAAAGCCAGAAATAATGGCACAAGCTATGCGATCTTTTATCGAAAATAGTTAA
- a CDS encoding iron-sulfur cluster biosynthesis family protein, whose amino-acid sequence MYLKITEQAQERLQKYIDEGATVILDLDDGVGEYSKMGVCSLDTSFRLLLLDKEQRKNDYKLQLDSDIGDVYIKDYSKMYMDEHMTLSLDPRLGVFTLESPSGSLDSHVQLVDLRPEKFSGIKQ is encoded by the coding sequence ATGTATCTTAAAATTACGGAACAAGCACAAGAAAGATTACAAAAATATATTGATGAAGGCGCAACAGTTATATTGGATTTAGATGATGGCGTTGGGGAATATTCTAAAATGGGTGTTTGCTCTTTAGATACTAGTTTTCGTTTACTTCTTCTTGATAAAGAACAGAGAAAAAATGATTATAAACTCCAATTAGATAGTGATATTGGGGATGTTTATATAAAAGATTATTCAAAAATGTACATGGATGAACATATGACCCTTTCTTTAGATCCACGTCTAGGTGTATTTACTCTTGAAAGCCCAAGTGGTTCTTTAGACAGTCATGTTCAATTAGTAGATCTACGACCAGAAAAATTCTCTGGAATAAAACAATAA
- a CDS encoding family 1 glycosylhydrolase, giving the protein MKLKKNFLWGGSIAAHQCEGAWQEGGKGPAIMDYVRQGSYQVPRQIDTIISSEATYPSHMGIDLYHQYKSDIRLFSEMGFTALRISIDWSRIFPNGDDEQPNQEGIMYYIDVVDTLLSYDIEPIVTLYHFEMPKNLVQKYGSWTNRKVIELYLKFCQTMFESLKGKVHYWVTFNEMNHIDPQTEATDIFTYIIAGLKYSELENKSQTLAEIGYNMTVASCSAIVLGKKIDPENKIGCVFGIEPVYPVDCNPTNVMNAFKQMDRDFYQIDAMCTGKFPDYKINEYADQGIKLTITENDKYMFSKGTLDFIGMNYYASSVAKYEGAAEEKSALFGGLQNPYLVTSKWGWTIDPTGLRYLLNYTYRKYGLPIIITENGLGAIDVLTDDKNIHDEYRIEYLKQHIQQMKIAIEEDQVDCFGYLTWAPIDLVSATTGEMKKRYGFIYVDKDDEGNGTLERYKKDSFYWYKEVIGSNGDIL; this is encoded by the coding sequence ATGAAATTGAAAAAGAATTTTTTATGGGGTGGAAGTATTGCTGCACATCAATGTGAAGGAGCCTGGCAGGAGGGAGGAAAAGGACCAGCTATCATGGATTATGTCAGACAAGGAAGCTATCAGGTCCCACGCCAAATCGATACAATAATTTCTTCTGAAGCTACGTATCCCTCACATATGGGTATTGATTTATATCATCAATACAAGTCAGATATTCGTCTGTTTAGTGAAATGGGATTTACAGCATTAAGAATATCAATAGATTGGTCTCGTATCTTTCCTAATGGAGATGATGAGCAGCCGAATCAAGAAGGAATTATGTATTATATAGATGTGGTGGATACGTTGTTGTCTTATGACATTGAGCCAATTGTAACATTATATCACTTCGAGATGCCAAAAAATTTAGTCCAAAAGTATGGTTCATGGACTAATCGAAAAGTAATTGAACTTTATTTGAAATTTTGTCAAACTATGTTTGAATCTTTAAAAGGAAAAGTCCACTATTGGGTTACATTTAATGAAATGAATCATATTGATCCTCAAACAGAAGCTACAGATATTTTTACGTATATTATCGCAGGTTTGAAGTATTCTGAACTCGAAAATAAATCGCAGACATTGGCTGAGATCGGATACAATATGACAGTGGCTAGTTGTTCGGCAATAGTTTTAGGAAAAAAAATAGATCCAGAAAACAAGATTGGTTGCGTATTTGGAATCGAACCTGTTTATCCAGTAGATTGCAATCCAACAAATGTGATGAATGCTTTTAAACAAATGGATCGAGATTTCTATCAAATAGATGCTATGTGCACAGGAAAGTTTCCAGACTATAAAATCAATGAATATGCAGACCAAGGAATAAAGTTGACCATAACAGAGAATGATAAATATATGTTCTCTAAAGGAACACTTGATTTTATTGGTATGAACTATTATGCATCATCTGTTGCGAAGTACGAAGGAGCAGCTGAAGAAAAGAGTGCCTTATTTGGCGGTCTTCAAAACCCGTATCTTGTGACTAGTAAATGGGGATGGACCATTGATCCGACGGGTTTACGGTATCTGCTGAATTACACTTATAGAAAATATGGACTCCCTATCATAATTACAGAAAATGGATTAGGTGCCATAGATGTTTTGACAGATGATAAAAACATACATGATGAATATCGCATCGAATACTTAAAACAGCATATTCAACAAATGAAGATTGCAATTGAAGAAGATCAGGTAGATTGCTTTGGGTATCTCACGTGGGCACCCATAGATTTAGTAAGTGCTACAACAGGCGAAATGAAAAAAAGATATGGGTTTATCTATGTAGACAAAGACGATGAAGGAAATGGAACCTTAGAAAGGTACAAAAAGGACTCTTTTTATTGGTACAAAGAAGTGATTGGTTCCAATGGAGATATTTTGTAA
- a CDS encoding PTS beta-glucoside transporter subunit IIBCA: MDKYHDFNKHIIELVGGKENIEAVVHCMTRLRFTLIDKTKAQTNKLKNLDGVIDVVSNNVAYQIIIGTHVNDVYKELMTQLELSPKTTLEEQSGKKNPIKAALDVISESMTPILEPIICAGLLAAVLSIASLTGIISPDSSTYHIFDALRSAVFYFLPILMAMSCAKRLGASPYLAVALAATILSSSINDVKGLELFGIGLPQITYSNSFIPILLAIWFMGYVTKVVKRVIPNTLQYFLTPLLVMLITLPATLLIFGPLGFYMGEGIIGFFNLLMKYVGSWFVMMLYSALQPFIIMLGAGNFIMPVVASLIAANGYDPAFISSCTISDIAVGGAMLGYFLRTRNLKQKQLFGTVTLSAVLGVTEPAIYGVFVKYRRPFVAVMIGGGLGGLFAGLTSVKAYSVAWGLFGLPAYIGEGDFMNFWFMLAAVVISFAGSAVAAYLLGVPAQEEDQETINHIIAEKGKDKNLRTSSLGNVVEGEVISLNEVKDQAFSTGALGKGIAIKPIDTHLYSPVDGEITVVFPTNHAIGIQSQDGIEILIHIGIDTVELEGKYFNLNIKQGDKIQRGQLLGTVDFDKIQEAGYDTSTIVVVTNTDSYLDVIPSNSEQVIKTDNLLNVIL, from the coding sequence ATGGATAAGTATCATGATTTTAACAAACATATTATTGAACTTGTTGGAGGAAAAGAAAATATAGAGGCAGTAGTTCACTGTATGACACGGTTGCGTTTTACTCTTATCGATAAAACGAAAGCGCAAACAAATAAGCTTAAAAACTTAGACGGTGTGATTGATGTAGTTAGCAATAACGTTGCTTATCAAATCATCATAGGTACACATGTTAACGATGTATATAAAGAATTGATGACTCAATTAGAACTATCTCCCAAAACTACTTTAGAAGAGCAAAGTGGAAAAAAAAATCCAATAAAAGCAGCACTTGATGTCATATCTGAATCTATGACACCGATACTTGAACCTATTATTTGTGCTGGATTACTTGCTGCTGTTTTATCCATTGCTTCTTTAACTGGAATAATATCACCAGACAGTTCAACCTATCATATTTTTGATGCTTTGCGGTCTGCTGTATTTTATTTTCTACCTATTTTAATGGCTATGAGCTGCGCAAAACGATTAGGAGCAAGTCCTTATTTAGCAGTAGCACTTGCTGCTACTATACTTTCAAGTTCTATCAATGATGTGAAAGGACTGGAGTTATTTGGTATTGGATTACCTCAAATTACGTATTCTAATAGTTTTATCCCTATTTTACTAGCTATCTGGTTTATGGGGTACGTAACTAAAGTAGTTAAAAGAGTTATACCTAACACACTCCAATACTTTTTAACCCCTTTGTTAGTAATGTTAATTACTTTACCAGCAACGTTATTGATTTTTGGACCTTTAGGATTTTATATGGGAGAAGGAATCATTGGATTTTTTAATCTACTGATGAAATATGTAGGTAGTTGGTTTGTCATGATGTTATACTCTGCTCTTCAACCATTTATTATAATGTTGGGCGCAGGAAACTTTATCATGCCGGTTGTAGCTTCTCTAATTGCAGCAAATGGGTATGACCCTGCATTTATATCTTCATGTACAATCTCAGATATTGCTGTTGGGGGAGCAATGCTTGGGTATTTCTTAAGAACACGGAATTTAAAACAAAAACAATTATTTGGGACAGTAACACTTTCTGCAGTACTTGGTGTGACTGAACCTGCTATCTATGGTGTCTTTGTTAAATATCGTCGACCATTTGTTGCAGTAATGATTGGAGGAGGACTTGGTGGATTATTTGCTGGTTTGACTAGTGTTAAAGCTTATTCTGTTGCTTGGGGTTTATTTGGCCTCCCAGCGTATATAGGTGAAGGAGATTTCATGAACTTCTGGTTTATGTTAGCGGCAGTCGTGATTAGTTTTGCTGGATCAGCTGTAGCTGCTTATCTCTTAGGCGTCCCTGCACAAGAAGAGGATCAGGAGACAATCAACCATATAATAGCTGAAAAAGGGAAAGATAAAAATCTGCGCACTTCTTCATTGGGTAATGTAGTAGAAGGAGAAGTGATTTCTTTAAATGAAGTTAAAGATCAAGCTTTTTCAACAGGAGCTTTAGGAAAAGGGATTGCAATCAAACCAATAGATACACATCTTTATTCTCCAGTGGATGGGGAAATCACGGTAGTTTTTCCAACGAATCATGCAATAGGTATCCAATCACAAGATGGAATTGAAATACTAATCCATATTGGGATCGATACAGTAGAGTTAGAGGGGAAATATTTTAATTTAAATATAAAACAAGGAGATAAAATTCAAAGAGGACAACTCCTTGGAACAGTAGACTTTGATAAAATACAAGAAGCTGGTTATGATACGTCTACTATTGTAGTTGTCACGAATACCGATAGCTATTTAGACGTCATTCCTTCAAATTCAGAACAAGTAATAAAGACAGATAATCTACTAAACGTCATTTTATAG